A section of the Aricia agestis chromosome 4, ilAriAges1.1, whole genome shotgun sequence genome encodes:
- the LOC121726435 gene encoding uncharacterized protein LOC121726435, with translation MSEKLKEYQVLDVFSGGTFYKVRHKVTNNIFAWKAFNCSAYSDEKIQNAVNEVKTISKLLPGSFLRYFDTILHDPTKTLYVVLEYISWQSVQDLITVCKSTDKYFNENFIWYLLLNVARACKIVENNNFIALRKCLRAESIFVDHDCDVRINGFELCLEENGAESLMHQLGALLHTICYLPGACDDKIKQFRYSTDLVDVISFLRDEKNIGIKSDVIIYHPTVLANTDGNSRPTSFSDILLSADYKDSSFEANKCDSEKAVELCNRIEPMPRLSIFDSPIYCNVISKKAYEEDIEESKSERNSLSPTIAALALELPGFVPRSRKPISQALCHYEGPKQISEETLSHQWMARMIALRQREESLNQRERELIAKEIVNSPTTKLVPHNDSLEEECFSSNGITLPEVITRASEVQNNWVSRRRQRKSSSVRPKGRRKSYAYEDLDSSLSADTGDSSMIITATKFTKDNMPRRNIFPETSTKKVHFTSTNPFAESDDSVTLTFYELENNVEEKTLPKSTDCRDINKFKYLDTEKINSEKRSAKNWAHSSPSKQAKISGKAFTDITNRKNMRKTPSKSSLTSKTSKTSCPSEWSIDSGRASGISNQSGGSLASKQALAQTPKAPPEFKKTKTRKSLLPFKTPFKFRSTSTKV, from the coding sequence ATGTCCGAAAAACTAAAGGAATATCAAGTTCTTGACGTTTTCTCTGGTGGTACGTTCTATAAAGTAAGACACAAGGTCACTAACAACATATTTGCGTGGAAGGCGTTTAATTGTTCCGCGTATTCTGATGAAAAAATTCAAAACGCTGTAAATGAAGTGAAAACGATAAGTAAACTTCTGCCTGGAAGTTTCCTGAGATACTTCGACACAATCCTTCACGACCCTACGAAGACTCTGTATGTTGTTCTGGAGTACATATCATGGCAAAGTGTACAGGACCTAATAACCGTCTGCAAGTCTACCGATAAGTATTTCAACGAAAATTTCATTTGGTACCTTTTACTGAACGTAGCGCGAGCTTGTAAAATTGTGGAGAACAACAATTTCATAGCTTTAAGAAAATGCCTAAGAGCCGAAAGTATATTCGTCGATCATGACTGTGACGTGCGCATAAATGGTTTCGAGCTGTGTTTGGAAGAAAATGGTGCGGAAAGTCTCATGCATCAGTTGGGAGCACTCCTGCACACGATCTGCTACCTACCAGGCGCCTGCGACGATAAAATAAAGCAATTCAGATACAGTACCGATCTTGTGGATGTCATCAGTTTTTTGAGGGATGAGAAGAATATTGGCATCAAGTCCGACGTGATTATTTATCATCCTACAGTGCTAGCCAATACAGATGGAAACTCAAGGCCTACATCATTTTCTGACATTCTGTTGTCCGCAGACTACAAAGACTCAAGCTTTGAAGCCAACAAATGTGACTCTGAGAAAGCAGTAGAGCTATGTAATAGAATTGAGCCTATGCCTAGGTTGAGCATATTTGATAGTCCTATTTACTGCAATGTTATCTCCAAGAAGGCATATGAAGAGGACATTGAAGAATCAAAATCAGAGAGAAATTCTTTATCACCGACTATTGCTGCATTGGCCTTAGAATTGCCAGGATTTGTGCCTAGAAGTAGGAAACCAATATCTCAAGCTCTGTGCCATTATGAGGGTCCTAAGCAAATTTCTGAGGAAACACTGAGTCACCAGTGGATGGCTCGCATGATTGCTCTTAGACAAAGAGAGGAGTCACTGAATCAACGAGAAAGGGAGCTCATTGCAAAGGAAATTGTAAACAGTCCGACTACAAAGTTGGTTCCTCATAATGACTCTCTAGAAGAAGAGTGTTTCAGTAGCAATGGAATAACTTTGCCAGAAGTTATAACCCGAGCGAGTGAAGTTCAAAATAATTGGGTGTCAAGAAGGAGGCAGAGAAAATCAAGCTCAGTAAGACCTAAAGGCAGAAGGAAGAGCTATGCTTACGAGGACTTGGACAGCTCCCTATCTGCAGATACCGGTGACAGCAGCATGATTATAACTGCTACAAAGTTTACAAAAGACAACATGCCCAgaagaaatatttttcctgaGACTAGTACTAAGAAAGTTCACTTTACTTCTACAAACCCATTTGCTGAAAGTGATGATAGTGTTACATTAACATTTTATGAATTAGAAAACAATGTAGAAGAAAAAACACTTCCGAAAAGTACTGATTGTAGAGATATTAATAAGTTCAAGTATTTAGACACAGAAAAAATAAATTCGGAAAAGAGAAGTGCAAAAAACTGGGCTCATTCATCACCTTCAAAGCAAGCTAAGATATCAGGTAAAGCTTTTACAGATATAACAAATAGGAAGAATATGAGAAAAACTCCATCCAAATCAAGTTTAACATCTAAAACTTCTAAGACATCTTGTCCTAGTGAGTGGAGCATTGACTCAGGCAGAGCAAGTGGTATTTCTAATCAGTCTGGTGGTAGTCTAGCATCTAAACAGGCCCTTGCTCAAACACCAAAAGCTCCACCTGAATTCAAGAAAACTAAAACCCGAAAATCGCTTTTGCCATTCAAAACTCCTTTTAAGTTTAGATCTACTTCTACTAAAGTATAA